From the genome of Asterias amurensis chromosome 17, ASM3211899v1, one region includes:
- the LOC139949688 gene encoding uncharacterized protein: MQPAQQPPPAYQHGNPQQQPTIVQQPLVTLQPASNAVGAGDQRGNWCWKGIRVTGYLQTILAILAVVFGIAAIIAKCWQYYIGTPIWCGLCFFLVAGNLGIAGGHKRNSCVIIGYMVMSILSALAAFGVAYVAGVAISYDRYPCWYSSCSSSGPRLGIDGCLLVIAIAEFVISIVGASLTCCGIHYNGNCAPPTMMTLTYPQQMVVGAAPQGVYINSGATVAYPNQVVLQPGQTYQPQGQFQPPPQGQFQPLPQGTLQPLPQGQFQSQAQGQIQSQAQEQPLPK, encoded by the exons ATGCAACCTGCCCAACAGCCACCCCCAGCTTACCAGCATGGCAACCCCCAACAGCAACCAACGATTGTACAACAACCACTG GTAACACTGCAACCAGCTTCAAATGCTGTCGGTGCCGGGGACCAGCGAGGTAACTGGTGCTGGAAGGGCATACGGGTTACCGGTTACTTGCAGACCATCTTGGCAATCTTGGCGGTGGTGTTCGGCATAGCCGCCATCATTGCGAAATGTTGGCAATACTACATTGGCACTCCGATCTGGTGTGGCTTATGT TTCTTCCTTGTTGCTGGAAATTTGGGCATTGCAGGTGGACATAAAAGAAACTCATGTGTG ATCATTGGGTACATGGTGATGTCCATCTTAAGCGCTCTGGCAGCCTTTGGTGTTGCGTATGTTGCTGGAGTGGCTATATCGTATGACAGATATCCCTGTTGGTACTCTTCCTGCTCATCATCG GGTCCACGGCTTGGAATTGATGGGTGCCTCCTGGTGATAGCCATTGCAGAGTTTGTCATCTCTATTGTGGGAGCCAGTTTAACTTGTTGCGGTATCCACTATAATGGCAACTGCGCTCCTCCGACCATG ATGACTTTAACCTACCCACAACAGATGGTTGTTGGAGCGGCCCCACAGGGTGTGTACATCAACTCTGGCG ctACTGTGGCCTACCCGAATCAGGTTGTCTTGCAGCCTGGCCAGACCTACCAGCCCCAGGGGCAGTTTCAACCTCCACCCCAGGGGCAGTTTCAACCTCTGCCTCAGGGGACGCTTCAACCTCTGCCTCAGGGGCAGTTTCAATCCCAAGCCCAGGGGCAGATTCAATCTCAAGCCCAGGAACAGCCTCTGCCCAAGTAA